One window from the genome of Bradyrhizobium xenonodulans encodes:
- a CDS encoding arabinose transporter produces the protein MQEPAAAPRIAASLLPIMGVVFVAFLVIGLAMPVLPLHVHDGLGFGTFVVGLVAGSQFAASLISRPWAGHYSDRRGAKRAVVVGLLAAAASGVLYLVSLGFSDAPLKSVAILLLGRALLGAAESFIITAAVSWGLALADAGSAGKVIAWVGSAMFAAFAIGAPAGSALYAAYGFAAIAGATAAAPLLALLLVAPLPAVAPVQHARFSFAEVIGAVWVPGLGSALASVGFGAVTTFVALLFASRGWSNGWLAYTAYAVAFILARMFFSHVADAIGGAKVALVCVAIEAAGQALIWLAVRPEMALAGAALTGFGFSLVYPGFGVEAVRRVPAQSRGLAMGAYTAFLDLAQGLASPALGLIATGARLNVVFLASGATVLCAALVASWLMTHPTTVDGCPQ, from the coding sequence ATGCAGGAGCCCGCCGCCGCCCCTCGCATCGCGGCGAGCTTGCTGCCGATCATGGGGGTGGTCTTCGTCGCCTTTCTCGTCATCGGCCTCGCCATGCCGGTTCTTCCACTTCATGTGCACGATGGATTGGGGTTCGGCACCTTCGTCGTCGGACTCGTCGCCGGCAGTCAGTTCGCAGCTTCGCTGATCTCCCGACCGTGGGCGGGCCATTATTCGGATAGACGTGGAGCGAAGCGCGCCGTCGTTGTCGGCCTGCTCGCGGCCGCGGCTTCCGGGGTGCTCTATCTGGTGTCGCTCGGCTTCAGCGATGCGCCGCTGAAATCGGTCGCGATTCTCCTGCTGGGGCGGGCGCTGCTCGGCGCCGCCGAGAGCTTCATCATCACGGCCGCCGTGAGCTGGGGACTGGCGCTCGCCGATGCCGGGAGCGCGGGCAAGGTCATCGCCTGGGTTGGCTCCGCGATGTTCGCGGCGTTCGCCATCGGCGCGCCGGCAGGCTCCGCTCTCTATGCCGCCTACGGCTTTGCTGCGATCGCAGGCGCCACGGCCGCAGCTCCGCTGCTTGCTCTGCTGCTCGTCGCGCCGCTTCCGGCCGTTGCGCCGGTGCAGCACGCCCGCTTCTCGTTCGCCGAAGTGATCGGCGCGGTCTGGGTGCCGGGCCTCGGCTCTGCCCTCGCCAGCGTGGGTTTCGGCGCGGTGACCACATTCGTCGCCCTGCTGTTCGCGAGCCGCGGATGGAGCAACGGCTGGCTCGCCTACACGGCCTACGCCGTCGCCTTCATTCTGGCGCGGATGTTCTTCAGCCATGTCGCCGATGCGATCGGCGGCGCGAAGGTGGCGCTGGTCTGCGTGGCGATCGAGGCCGCCGGCCAGGCGCTGATCTGGCTGGCCGTCCGGCCCGAGATGGCCCTGGCGGGGGCGGCGCTCACCGGCTTCGGCTTCTCGCTGGTCTATCCGGGCTTCGGCGTCGAAGCGGTGCGGCGCGTGCCGGCGCAGAGCCGCGGCCTGGCCATGGGAGCCTATACCGCCTTTCTCGACCTGGCCCAGGGGCTCGCGAGTCCCGCGCTTGGATTGATCGCAACCGGCGCGAGGCTCAACGTCGTGTTTCTCGCCAGCGGCGCGACCGTCCTGTGCGCCGCGCTCGTCGCGTCGTGGCTGATGACCCACCCGACAACCGTTGATGGATGCCCGCAATGA
- a CDS encoding carboxymuconolactone decarboxylase family protein produces MRPLAATLFSFCLIAGGAVADQASAEGANRMSKPEDIRAVAPALEDYARKVVLGDLWKRPGLSPRDRGIVTLAALIARNQTVELPFYLGLALDNGVKPAEVSEIITHLAFYTGWANAMDAIPAAKEVFNSRNIGADQLPQASGPQLPLDEAAEKQRATRVGEQFGQTAPGLVQYTTDVLFRDLWLRPGLAPRDRSLVTVSALVATGQVAQITYHLNRAMDNGLTRGEAGEVLGHLAFYAGWPNAFSAAPVVKDVIEKRPH; encoded by the coding sequence ATGAGACCGCTTGCTGCGACCCTGTTTTCGTTCTGCCTGATCGCCGGCGGCGCCGTCGCCGATCAGGCATCCGCCGAAGGAGCAAACCGCATGTCGAAACCGGAAGACATCCGCGCCGTCGCGCCCGCGCTCGAGGATTATGCACGGAAGGTCGTGCTGGGTGATCTCTGGAAACGCCCCGGTCTTTCGCCGCGGGACCGCGGCATCGTCACGCTCGCGGCGCTCATCGCCCGCAATCAGACCGTCGAGCTGCCGTTCTATCTCGGTCTCGCGCTCGACAACGGCGTGAAGCCGGCAGAGGTCTCCGAGATCATCACCCACCTGGCGTTCTACACCGGCTGGGCGAACGCGATGGATGCGATCCCGGCGGCGAAGGAGGTCTTCAACAGCCGCAACATCGGGGCCGATCAACTGCCGCAGGCGTCGGGACCGCAGCTTCCGCTCGACGAGGCGGCGGAAAAGCAGCGGGCAACGCGGGTCGGCGAGCAGTTCGGCCAGACCGCGCCGGGCCTGGTCCAGTACACCACCGACGTGCTGTTCCGGGATCTCTGGCTGAGACCGGGTCTCGCGCCTCGGGACCGCAGCCTCGTCACGGTGAGCGCGCTCGTCGCAACCGGACAAGTCGCCCAGATCACCTATCACCTGAACCGGGCGATGGACAACGGACTGACACGGGGGGAAGCCGGCGAGGTGCTCGGCCATCTCGCCTTTTATGCCGGCTGGCCCAACGCCTTCTCGGCGGCGCCCGTCGTCAAGGACGTCATCGAGAAGCGCCCGCATTGA
- a CDS encoding (R)-mandelonitrile lyase has translation MDIKKNGSRPSQKGSEDWFTGTVRIDPLFAAPDPARASGGQVTFKPGARTAWHTHPLGQTLIVTAGLGWVQREGGPVEEIRPGDVVWFPPGLKHWHGASATTAMTHIAIQEAVDGKNVDWLEKVSDAQYRK, from the coding sequence ATCGACATCAAGAAAAACGGCTCCCGTCCCTCCCAGAAAGGCTCGGAAGACTGGTTCACCGGCACCGTCCGGATCGATCCGTTGTTTGCTGCACCCGATCCCGCGCGTGCCAGCGGTGGTCAGGTGACTTTCAAGCCCGGTGCGCGTACCGCCTGGCACACGCATCCGCTGGGCCAGACGCTGATCGTCACCGCCGGGCTCGGTTGGGTGCAGCGGGAAGGTGGTCCGGTCGAGGAGATCCGGCCCGGCGACGTCGTGTGGTTTCCGCCCGGGCTCAAGCACTGGCACGGCGCGTCGGCCACGACCGCGATGACGCACATCGCGATTCAGGAAGCCGTCGACGGCAAGAACGTCGATTGGCTCGAGAAGGTCAGCGACGCGCAATACCGCAAGTGA
- a CDS encoding putative quinol monooxygenase: MNTKHLLILGASMLASALVASATAQEAQGQYIQLAEIEIDPAQLEAYKAAVKEHIETAVRVEPGVLVLYAVSDKGSPTIVKVFEIYRDIEAYKSHLESDHFRKYKATTEKMVKSLKLVRTDAIALGAKS; this comes from the coding sequence ATGAATACAAAGCACCTTCTGATCTTGGGTGCATCCATGCTGGCGTCTGCCCTGGTGGCGTCTGCCACAGCCCAGGAGGCACAGGGCCAGTACATTCAGCTCGCCGAGATCGAAATCGATCCCGCTCAGCTCGAAGCCTACAAGGCAGCGGTCAAGGAGCACATCGAGACCGCGGTTCGCGTCGAGCCGGGCGTCTTGGTGCTGTATGCCGTGTCAGACAAGGGCAGCCCGACCATCGTGAAGGTTTTCGAGATCTATCGCGACATCGAGGCCTACAAATCGCACCTCGAATCCGATCACTTCAGGAAATACAAGGCGACGACCGAAAAGATGGTCAAGTCGCTGAAGCTGGTCCGAACGGATGCCATCGCGCTCGGAGCGAAGAGCTGA
- a CDS encoding DUF1330 domain-containing protein, giving the protein MAAGIVIGALESHGIHAQANRPVFMIEDNTVRNPDGFAKEFAPLARDSVKAYGGRYLAGGSGISIDGDPPKGRVVLIEWDSMEQLTKWRQSPEYKQARAVGEKYGSFRIIAVEGAAR; this is encoded by the coding sequence TTGGCCGCAGGCATCGTCATTGGTGCGCTGGAGAGCCACGGAATTCACGCGCAGGCCAACCGTCCGGTCTTCATGATCGAAGACAACACAGTGAGAAACCCCGACGGGTTTGCGAAAGAATTCGCTCCGCTCGCCCGGGACAGCGTCAAGGCCTACGGCGGACGCTATTTAGCGGGTGGAAGCGGGATCTCGATCGACGGCGACCCGCCGAAAGGCCGCGTCGTCCTGATCGAATGGGACAGCATGGAGCAGCTCACGAAATGGCGCCAATCGCCTGAGTACAAGCAAGCTCGCGCAGTCGGCGAGAAATACGGCAGCTTCCGTATCATCGCCGTCGAAGGCGCGGCGAGGTAA
- a CDS encoding MFS transporter has product MSKPSRFDYGWVVVAAGALMTCVGFGTMLSLAVFLQPISEAMGWSRAGVSAAATLDFLCMGVAAFLWGTLSDRFGTRIVVLSGSVLLGLGLVTASQAASLWQFQLCFGVLIGIAAGSFYAPMMALASAWIDKNRSLAVALVSAGMGVSPVTIAPTASWLITAYDWRTAMLVIGCAAWALLIPACFLVRPAPAAAGSASADAAPDVELTAAQALRTPQFIALAAAHFACCAAHSGPIFHMVSYAMVCGIAPLTAVTVYSVAGVSGLGGRLLLGAAADRIGAKPVLVGGLLVQAMCIATYLAVAQLGEFYALSVVFGLAYGGVMPLYAVLVREYFGARIMGTVFGAVSAFASLGMALGPWAGGLVFDSFQQYTWLHAGSFAIGLAAVAVALSFPTRRRQQLDLGRAAA; this is encoded by the coding sequence ATGAGCAAGCCGTCACGCTTCGACTATGGCTGGGTCGTTGTCGCCGCGGGCGCGCTGATGACCTGCGTCGGCTTCGGCACGATGCTGTCGCTCGCGGTGTTTCTGCAACCGATCTCGGAAGCGATGGGGTGGTCGCGGGCCGGCGTGTCGGCGGCGGCGACGCTGGATTTTCTTTGCATGGGCGTTGCCGCATTCTTGTGGGGCACGCTGTCGGACCGGTTTGGCACCCGCATCGTGGTCCTCTCGGGAAGCGTTCTGCTGGGGCTTGGCCTCGTCACCGCGAGCCAGGCGGCCAGCTTGTGGCAGTTCCAGCTTTGCTTCGGCGTGCTGATCGGCATTGCCGCCGGCAGTTTTTACGCGCCGATGATGGCGCTCGCGAGCGCATGGATCGACAAGAACCGCAGCCTTGCAGTGGCGCTGGTGTCCGCGGGCATGGGCGTGTCGCCGGTGACGATCGCGCCGACCGCGAGCTGGCTGATCACGGCGTATGACTGGCGCACCGCGATGCTGGTGATCGGCTGTGCTGCGTGGGCGCTGCTGATCCCGGCCTGCTTTCTGGTGCGTCCGGCACCGGCTGCGGCGGGCTCCGCAAGCGCGGACGCGGCGCCGGATGTCGAGCTGACCGCGGCGCAAGCGCTGCGCACGCCGCAATTCATCGCACTCGCCGCGGCGCATTTCGCCTGCTGCGCCGCGCATTCCGGCCCGATCTTCCACATGGTGTCCTATGCGATGGTGTGCGGCATCGCCCCGCTCACAGCAGTGACGGTCTACAGCGTCGCCGGCGTCTCAGGGCTCGGCGGACGTCTGCTGCTGGGCGCGGCTGCCGATCGCATCGGTGCCAAGCCGGTGCTGGTCGGTGGCCTCCTCGTGCAGGCCATGTGCATCGCGACCTATCTGGCAGTAGCCCAGCTCGGCGAGTTCTACGCGCTCTCGGTCGTGTTCGGCCTCGCCTATGGCGGCGTGATGCCGCTCTATGCGGTGCTGGTCCGCGAATATTTTGGCGCGCGCATCATGGGCACCGTGTTCGGCGCGGTCTCGGCGTTTGCGAGCCTCGGCATGGCACTCGGCCCGTGGGCCGGCGGGCTCGTGTTCGACAGTTTCCAGCAATATACCTGGCTGCACGCCGGCTCCTTCGCGATCGGGCTTGCCGCCGTCGCGGTGGCGCTGAGCTTCCCGACCAGACGCAGGCAACAGCTCGACCTTGGCCGCGCTGCGGCCTGA
- a CDS encoding serine hydrolase domain-containing protein has protein sequence MPVIFAAVVSAPPAYAQDGRSSPREPGPVFSDSGPDAELYGAAYGYPVGARGTATQVDKLVGVYSHFGELYPSRPVGRATAPWQFKRAPEPSIAYSFDNQRLSIADYLKRNAVTGLLIARDDTILYEHYQYARTDQDRFLSQSMAKTLVAMLVGIAVSEGRIKSIDDPVSTYVSGLAGTEYGSTSIRALLNMSSGVEFSEVYDGQDDIARLGRALFVDGPKDPAAIVAQFNNRTAPPGTRWHYASVETEILGLVLRAATGMPVADYLHDRIWDPIGTEADASWAIDGTGQEIGFCCFNATLRDYARLARLLAHDGAWEGRQLIPRQWLLDATTVRPGDGHLAPGVATSYFGYGYQVWLLPGEPRRFALLGIRGQVILVDPASKLVMVHTAVRQKPSEPGALREPLALWFAVLQQLGQ, from the coding sequence ATGCCTGTCATTTTCGCCGCCGTGGTCTCGGCACCTCCAGCATACGCACAGGACGGCCGAAGCTCTCCCCGCGAGCCGGGGCCGGTCTTTTCGGATAGCGGCCCGGATGCCGAACTCTACGGCGCGGCGTATGGCTATCCGGTCGGCGCGCGGGGGACGGCGACCCAGGTGGACAAGCTGGTCGGGGTCTACAGCCATTTCGGCGAGCTCTACCCTTCGCGCCCGGTCGGTCGCGCGACGGCGCCCTGGCAATTCAAACGCGCGCCGGAGCCATCGATCGCCTATAGTTTCGACAACCAACGGCTGAGCATCGCGGACTATCTCAAGCGCAACGCGGTGACGGGACTCCTGATCGCCAGGGACGACACCATCCTGTACGAGCACTATCAATATGCGCGGACCGACCAGGACCGCTTTCTCTCGCAGTCCATGGCGAAGACGCTGGTGGCCATGCTGGTCGGGATCGCGGTCTCGGAGGGACGGATCAAATCGATCGACGACCCTGTCTCAACCTACGTCTCCGGCCTTGCGGGAACGGAATATGGAAGCACATCCATCCGCGCCCTGCTGAACATGTCTTCCGGCGTCGAATTCTCGGAAGTCTATGACGGGCAGGACGACATCGCCCGGCTCGGGCGGGCCCTGTTCGTCGACGGGCCGAAAGATCCCGCGGCCATCGTTGCGCAATTCAACAACCGGACCGCGCCGCCGGGGACCAGATGGCACTATGCCAGCGTTGAAACCGAAATCCTCGGCCTGGTCCTGCGCGCCGCCACGGGCATGCCGGTTGCGGACTATCTCCACGACCGGATCTGGGATCCCATCGGCACCGAAGCGGATGCGTCGTGGGCGATCGACGGTACCGGGCAAGAGATTGGCTTTTGCTGCTTCAACGCGACCTTGCGTGATTATGCGCGCCTGGCCCGGTTGCTCGCACATGACGGCGCCTGGGAAGGTCGCCAGTTGATCCCCCGGCAGTGGCTGCTCGATGCCACGACCGTCAGACCAGGCGATGGCCATCTCGCTCCGGGCGTGGCCACATCCTATTTCGGCTACGGCTATCAGGTGTGGCTCCTGCCTGGCGAGCCGCGCAGATTTGCGCTGCTCGGCATCCGCGGTCAGGTCATCCTGGTCGATCCGGCCTCCAAGCTCGTCATGGTGCACACCGCGGTTCGCCAAAAGCCGTCCGAGCCGGGCGCCCTCAGGGAGCCGCTCGCGTTGTGGTTCGCCGTGCTTCAACAGCTCGGGCAATGA
- a CDS encoding SRPBCC family protein, translating to MRITVETSVAAPIDQVWHAYTTPADIVKWNAASDDWHTTKATVDLREGGAFSSRMEAKDGSMGFDFAGTYTKIVEHKRIEYAFGDRKAEVEFVPVPKGIVVRVVFDAEATHSVEQQQGGWQAILDNFARYVEAKQRS from the coding sequence ATGAGAATCACCGTCGAAACCAGCGTCGCAGCCCCCATCGATCAGGTCTGGCATGCCTATACGACGCCTGCCGACATCGTGAAGTGGAATGCGGCGTCCGACGACTGGCATACGACCAAGGCGACGGTCGACCTGCGGGAAGGCGGCGCCTTCTCGTCCCGGATGGAAGCCAAGGACGGCAGCATGGGCTTTGACTTCGCCGGCACCTACACCAAGATCGTGGAACACAAGCGGATCGAATACGCGTTCGGCGATCGAAAGGCCGAGGTCGAGTTCGTGCCCGTCCCGAAGGGCATTGTCGTCCGCGTCGTCTTCGATGCCGAAGCGACGCACTCGGTCGAGCAGCAGCAAGGCGGCTGGCAGGCGATCCTCGACAATTTCGCGCGATACGTCGAGGCGAAGCAGAGGTCGTGA
- the lepA gene encoding translation elongation factor 4 yields the protein MTTVPISNIRNFSIVAHIDHGKSTLADRLIQMTGGLSDREMAGKEQVLDSMDIERERGITIKAQTVRLAYKAKDGKDYVFNLMDTPGHVDFAYEVSRSLAACEGSLLVVDASQGVEAQTLANVYQALDNNHEIVPVLNKVDLPAAEPEKIKQQIEDVIGIDASDAVMISAKTGLGVPDVLEAIVTRLPPPKGDRDATLKALLVDSWYDVYLGVVVLIRVVDGVMKKGSRVRMMGTGAAYDVERVGFFTPKMTQVEELGPGEIGFITAAIKEVADTRVGDTITDDRKPVTDMLPGFKPAIPVVFCGLFPVDADDFETLRGAMGKLRLNDASFSFEMETSAALGFGFRCGFLGLLHLEIIQERLSREFDLNLIATAPSVIYKMKLNDGSEIEIHNPVDMPDVVKIAEIEEPWIEATIMTPDEYLGSVLKLCQDRRGSQKELTYVGSRAMVKYDLPLNEVVFDFYDRLKSVSKGYASFDYHLTDYKPADLVKMQILVNAEPVDALSMLVHRTRAEGRGRAMVEKMKELIPPHMFQIPIQAAIGGKVIARETVRALRKDVTAKCYGGDITRKRKLLEKQKEGKKKMRQFGKVDIPQEAFIAALKVDS from the coding sequence ATGACGACCGTCCCCATTTCGAACATCCGCAATTTCTCCATCGTCGCCCATATCGACCATGGCAAATCGACGCTGGCCGACCGTCTGATCCAGATGACCGGCGGCCTCTCCGACCGCGAAATGGCGGGCAAGGAGCAGGTGCTCGATTCCATGGACATCGAGCGCGAGCGCGGCATCACCATCAAGGCGCAGACGGTCCGCCTTGCGTACAAAGCCAAGGACGGCAAGGACTACGTCTTCAACCTGATGGACACGCCCGGCCATGTCGACTTCGCCTACGAAGTCTCGCGGTCGCTGGCGGCGTGCGAGGGTTCCCTGCTGGTGGTCGACGCCAGCCAGGGCGTCGAAGCGCAGACGCTCGCCAACGTCTACCAGGCGCTCGACAACAATCACGAGATCGTCCCGGTCCTGAACAAGGTCGATCTTCCCGCGGCCGAGCCCGAGAAGATCAAGCAGCAGATCGAGGACGTCATCGGCATCGACGCTTCGGACGCCGTGATGATCTCGGCCAAGACCGGCCTCGGCGTTCCGGACGTGCTGGAAGCCATCGTCACCCGCCTGCCGCCGCCGAAGGGCGACCGCGATGCGACGCTGAAGGCGCTGCTGGTCGACAGCTGGTACGATGTCTATCTCGGCGTCGTCGTGCTGATCCGCGTCGTCGACGGCGTCATGAAGAAGGGCAGCCGCGTTCGCATGATGGGCACGGGTGCGGCCTACGACGTCGAGCGCGTCGGCTTCTTCACGCCGAAGATGACACAGGTCGAGGAGCTCGGCCCCGGCGAGATCGGCTTCATCACCGCCGCGATCAAGGAAGTCGCCGACACCCGCGTCGGCGACACCATCACCGACGACAGGAAGCCTGTCACCGACATGTTGCCGGGCTTCAAGCCGGCGATCCCCGTGGTGTTCTGCGGCCTGTTCCCGGTCGACGCCGACGACTTCGAAACGCTGCGCGGCGCCATGGGCAAGCTGCGCCTCAACGACGCCAGCTTCTCGTTCGAGATGGAGACCTCGGCTGCGCTGGGCTTCGGCTTCCGCTGCGGCTTCCTCGGCCTGCTGCACCTCGAGATCATCCAGGAGCGGCTGTCGCGCGAGTTCGATCTCAACCTGATCGCGACCGCGCCGAGCGTCATCTACAAGATGAAGCTGAACGACGGCTCCGAGATCGAGATTCACAATCCCGTCGACATGCCCGACGTGGTCAAGATCGCCGAGATCGAGGAGCCCTGGATCGAGGCGACGATCATGACGCCCGACGAATATCTCGGCAGCGTGCTGAAGCTGTGCCAGGACCGCCGCGGCTCGCAGAAGGAGCTGACCTATGTCGGCTCGCGCGCGATGGTGAAATACGATCTGCCGCTCAACGAGGTCGTGTTCGACTTCTACGACCGGCTGAAGTCGGTCTCCAAGGGCTACGCCTCGTTCGACTATCATCTCACCGACTACAAGCCGGCCGACCTCGTCAAGATGCAGATCCTGGTCAATGCCGAGCCGGTCGACGCGCTCTCCATGCTGGTCCACCGCACCCGCGCCGAGGGGCGCGGCCGCGCCATGGTCGAGAAGATGAAGGAGCTGATCCCGCCGCACATGTTCCAGATCCCGATCCAGGCGGCGATCGGCGGCAAGGTGATCGCGCGCGAAACCGTCCGCGCCCTGCGCAAGGACGTCACCGCCAAGTGCTACGGCGGCGACATCACGCGTAAGCGCAAACTTCTGGAGAAGCAGAAGGAAGGCAAGAAGAAGATGCGGCAGTTCGGCAAGGTCGACATCCCGCAGGAAGCCTTCATCGCCGCGCTGAAGGTGGATAGCTGA
- a CDS encoding glycosyltransferase family 39 protein produces MSTTSLPSASARAKTRLSPNRFRAWLVACATRPEARLWLVIQLAILHAVLWTFILINLKAAQDVHMDVAEAYGWGQKFLWGYGKHPPLSGWVAGLWFTVFPATDWATYALAMATIGVGMVICWLLSLRVVDARRAFLVVVMVALYPIFNFKGFKYNPDLLQLVTLPLLVLAFLNAFEKRSWLSGIWFGLAGALALMTKYWVLTMIGAIGLAALIHPERLRFLLSPAPWVAIVTMAVAMIPHVVWLAEAHFVPLAYAGDTYSLEDAGLVHQLVAGYALHNIALLALPVALAALAMALVPPWFTLLLRAPLRIVTRAWARGANPGVNVAQALNIWIVQIIVAVGPPLGALVFSIYMKTDWGISLFFLAPLALVAIPALRVQSAVLFNIVAIWLVLSVATLAASPWIAAREMAANAGNTATYGARSELAHELTQAWHTRFGSRWAVVAGTMESIQPMVFYSPDHPAALMPLEAWDSGLTSRDDAKKYGFIGVFDPTDGRLPAFEKWVSEVAPNAERIVMTTRRFTHGKAGPSMSWNIYIAPPVK; encoded by the coding sequence ATGTCGACCACCTCATTGCCATCTGCCAGCGCACGGGCGAAGACCCGCTTGAGCCCCAACCGCTTCCGGGCCTGGCTGGTCGCCTGCGCGACCCGCCCCGAGGCGCGCCTCTGGCTGGTGATCCAGCTCGCCATCCTGCACGCGGTGCTCTGGACCTTCATCCTGATCAATCTGAAGGCGGCGCAGGACGTTCACATGGACGTCGCAGAAGCCTATGGCTGGGGCCAGAAATTCCTGTGGGGCTATGGCAAGCACCCGCCTCTGTCGGGCTGGGTCGCCGGCCTCTGGTTCACAGTGTTCCCGGCGACGGACTGGGCGACCTATGCGCTGGCGATGGCGACCATCGGCGTCGGCATGGTGATCTGCTGGCTGTTGAGCTTGCGCGTGGTGGACGCACGGCGGGCGTTCCTGGTCGTGGTGATGGTCGCGCTCTACCCGATCTTCAATTTCAAGGGTTTCAAGTACAACCCGGACTTGCTCCAGCTCGTCACCTTGCCGCTGCTCGTGCTCGCTTTTCTCAACGCGTTCGAGAAGCGGAGCTGGCTATCAGGCATCTGGTTCGGGCTCGCCGGCGCGCTGGCACTGATGACCAAATATTGGGTGCTGACCATGATTGGCGCGATCGGCCTTGCCGCGCTGATCCATCCGGAGCGGCTGCGCTTCCTGCTGTCGCCGGCGCCATGGGTTGCGATTGTGACGATGGCGGTGGCGATGATCCCGCATGTCGTCTGGCTGGCAGAGGCGCATTTCGTGCCGCTGGCCTATGCCGGCGACACCTACAGCCTCGAGGATGCCGGCCTCGTGCATCAGCTCGTGGCCGGCTACGCCTTGCATAATATCGCGCTGCTGGCGCTGCCGGTGGCGCTGGCCGCGCTTGCGATGGCGCTGGTGCCGCCCTGGTTCACGCTGCTGCTGCGCGCGCCGTTGCGCATCGTCACGCGGGCCTGGGCGCGCGGCGCCAATCCGGGCGTCAATGTCGCGCAGGCGCTGAATATCTGGATCGTCCAGATCATCGTCGCGGTCGGGCCGCCGCTCGGCGCGCTGGTCTTCAGCATCTACATGAAGACCGATTGGGGCATCTCGCTGTTCTTCCTGGCGCCCTTGGCGCTGGTCGCAATCCCCGCGCTGCGGGTGCAGAGCGCGGTGCTGTTCAACATCGTCGCGATCTGGCTTGTGCTCAGCGTTGCCACGCTTGCCGCCTCACCCTGGATCGCCGCGCGCGAGATGGCCGCCAATGCCGGCAACACCGCGACTTATGGCGCGCGCTCGGAGCTTGCGCACGAATTGACGCAGGCCTGGCACACGCGCTTCGGCTCGCGCTGGGCGGTCGTCGCCGGCACCATGGAGTCGATCCAGCCGATGGTGTTCTACAGCCCGGATCATCCGGCGGCACTGATGCCGTTAGAGGCCTGGGATTCCGGCCTGACCTCGCGCGATGACGCCAAAAAATATGGCTTCATCGGCGTGTTCGATCCGACCGACGGCCGCTTGCCGGCGTTCGAGAAATGGGTGTCCGAGGTTGCGCCGAATGCCGAGCGCATCGTCATGACGACGCGCCGCTTCACCCACGGCAAGGCCGGCCCGTCGATGAGCTGGAATATCTACATCGCGCCGCCGGTGAAGTGA